The following proteins are co-located in the Bacillus pumilus genome:
- a CDS encoding FecCD family ABC transporter permease gives MKKRMTPILHDKRTLQQKRSSRILFFLIFFLAVIGLLTAMFFAVSYGAKTLSLQTVWTAVFDYQSDVTEQQIIHELRLPRVLGAALVGAAFAVAGALMQGITRNPLADAGILGINGGAMFVVALCFAFFPGMPYSALMFFSFIGAVLSTLLIFAIGAAGGVLTPMRLTVAGAVVAALLHALSSGIAIYFDLSQDLAFWYAGGVAGVKWPQLTILAPVILIVIVWAMLLGRSLSLLSLGEDVAANLGVKTRQVRILGMAAAVLLAGVSVSAVGSIGFVGLVIPHIARRLVGVNYRFVIPMSAILGAMLLVFADLASRTVNPPRELAIGVMVALVGVPFFLYIARKEGRNLS, from the coding sequence ATGAAGAAAAGGATGACACCGATTTTGCACGATAAGCGAACACTTCAACAAAAACGATCATCACGTATTCTGTTCTTTTTGATATTTTTTCTCGCAGTCATTGGTTTGCTTACTGCTATGTTTTTTGCTGTTTCTTACGGTGCAAAAACATTGTCTCTGCAAACGGTTTGGACAGCTGTATTTGACTACCAGTCAGATGTAACAGAGCAGCAGATCATCCATGAATTAAGACTTCCGCGTGTTCTAGGCGCAGCCCTTGTTGGAGCAGCCTTTGCTGTAGCGGGTGCTCTCATGCAGGGCATCACAAGAAACCCGCTGGCAGATGCGGGGATTTTGGGCATTAATGGCGGTGCGATGTTTGTTGTCGCTCTCTGTTTTGCTTTTTTCCCAGGCATGCCTTATTCAGCGCTCATGTTTTTTTCTTTTATCGGTGCTGTACTGAGTACGCTGCTCATCTTTGCCATTGGGGCAGCTGGTGGTGTATTGACACCGATGCGCCTGACTGTTGCGGGAGCAGTTGTTGCCGCGTTGCTTCATGCGCTCAGCTCTGGGATCGCCATTTATTTTGATTTGAGTCAGGATCTGGCTTTTTGGTATGCAGGCGGTGTGGCTGGTGTGAAATGGCCGCAGCTGACGATTCTCGCCCCGGTTATTCTGATTGTGATCGTATGGGCGATGCTATTAGGGCGTTCACTGTCGCTACTATCGCTCGGTGAAGATGTAGCGGCGAATTTAGGGGTGAAAACACGACAAGTGCGAATACTAGGAATGGCAGCTGCTGTCTTATTAGCAGGGGTTTCTGTATCAGCAGTTGGGTCCATTGGGTTTGTCGGGCTCGTCATCCCGCATATTGCACGCAGGCTGGTTGGTGTAAACTATCGTTTCGTCATTCCGATGTCAGCGATTTTAGGCGCTATGCTGCTTGTCTTCGCTGATCTTGCCAGCCGCACAGTGAATCCGCCAAGAGAGCTTGCCATTGGCGTGATGGTGGCACTTGTCGGTGTTCCTTTCTTCTTATATATTGCCAGAAAAGAAGGGAGGAACCTGTCATGA
- a CDS encoding FecCD family ABC transporter permease: MKEKQRALVVTVVLLCLSAAVMLYSLNTGTLKLSPIVVVKTLFGFGDFQSETVLFDYRLPRIVVTILAGIGLGIAGGILQSLSRNPLADPGIIGLNAGAAFGLIIFVTYFHALEGNPSLLIPLFTFGGGMLAAAVIVLLAYDRHEGLVPIRLILVGIAVAAGFSALTLYLSLKLDEDTYTFASRWLVGNVWGRDWIHVLALLPWIVCLVPLTLMQSSTLNALTLGDAVASSVGVRVQRKRLFLLTLAVGLASASVSMTGGIGFIGLVAPHLARRLVGSLHQYFLPVSALLGLLILVSADTIGRSIFAPNAIPAGVVVAFIGAPYFLYLLTKTK, encoded by the coding sequence ATGAAGGAGAAACAGCGTGCTCTTGTTGTGACAGTCGTCTTGCTTTGTCTGAGTGCTGCTGTGATGCTGTATAGTTTAAATACCGGCACGCTGAAACTCAGTCCCATCGTTGTCGTCAAAACCTTATTTGGCTTTGGGGATTTCCAAAGCGAAACGGTGCTGTTTGACTATCGTCTGCCACGAATTGTGGTGACCATTCTAGCGGGAATTGGTCTTGGCATCGCAGGCGGCATTTTGCAGAGTTTATCTCGTAATCCACTGGCCGATCCTGGGATTATTGGACTGAATGCAGGGGCAGCATTTGGCTTAATTATTTTTGTGACGTATTTCCATGCACTTGAAGGCAATCCATCTCTTCTTATTCCGCTCTTTACATTTGGTGGTGGAATGCTTGCGGCAGCGGTCATCGTGCTCCTTGCGTATGACCGGCATGAAGGGCTTGTTCCCATCCGGCTGATCCTAGTAGGAATCGCGGTTGCGGCGGGATTTAGTGCATTGACCTTATATTTGTCATTGAAGCTTGATGAAGATACATACACGTTTGCTTCAAGATGGCTTGTGGGCAATGTATGGGGGAGAGACTGGATTCATGTGTTAGCGCTTCTGCCTTGGATTGTATGCCTTGTGCCGCTTACGCTTATGCAGTCAAGCACGCTTAATGCATTGACGTTAGGAGATGCTGTCGCCTCAAGTGTAGGTGTACGTGTCCAGCGTAAACGCCTCTTTTTGCTTACCTTAGCTGTTGGCCTGGCTAGTGCAAGTGTTTCGATGACAGGCGGAATTGGCTTTATTGGCCTCGTCGCCCCGCATTTGGCCAGGCGGCTTGTCGGGTCACTGCATCAGTATTTTTTACCGGTTAGTGCGCTGCTTGGCTTGTTGATTTTGGTCAGCGCCGATACAATCGGACGTTCCATATTTGCTCCAAATGCCATACCAGCGGGTGTGGTTGTGGCCTTTATCGGAGCCCCTTATTTTCTCTATTTATTGACAAAAACGAAATAA
- a CDS encoding polysaccharide deacetylase family protein: protein MSVKGKWSIILFALAIVIGAVAFFQNQQASGTEKKNVKQDTNYKNVEIVTLVNDGKFMRYAVNYPLFHQKELDDKIQSYANSALEHFKKTFSEAKDIDENKRFELNIDYDMVHYAKQSAAIHFTTYTYTGQQNGTTNHLTINFDFQKKTFLDTKDLFLPKTNYLKKLSYITYTELRKDKTLAKDHSLLQKGTAPTAQNFSQFALKEKYVEFYFPASQVAAEDLGPQTLAIKKTLLKDILKPEYINKTKNQNEIKEPNPKRKAVKLPQKSKLDPNKKAIALTFDDGPNPATTTKILDALKENKGHATFFVLGSRVQYYPGMLANILKGGNEIGNHSYNHPLLTRLPLKQAVKQVKDTQQLIEKASGYTPTHFRPPYGGTNQDINQAVDMKVSLWDVDPEDWKIRNSQQITSHVLSHAADGRTVLMHDIYESSARAAVKIIHELTKQGYQLVTVSELEQLKKERNEQAPVQ, encoded by the coding sequence GTGTCAGTAAAGGGAAAATGGAGTATCATCTTATTTGCGCTTGCGATCGTCATTGGAGCAGTTGCTTTCTTTCAAAACCAACAAGCAAGCGGTACAGAGAAGAAAAATGTGAAGCAGGATACGAACTATAAAAATGTCGAAATAGTCACTCTCGTAAATGACGGGAAATTTATGAGATATGCAGTCAACTATCCTCTTTTTCACCAAAAAGAGCTAGATGACAAGATTCAAAGCTATGCAAATTCAGCATTAGAGCATTTCAAAAAGACATTCAGTGAAGCAAAGGACATCGATGAAAATAAACGCTTTGAACTGAATATTGATTATGATATGGTGCATTATGCGAAACAATCCGCTGCCATTCACTTTACAACCTATACCTATACAGGTCAGCAAAATGGGACTACTAATCATCTAACGATCAATTTTGATTTTCAGAAAAAAACCTTTCTTGACACAAAAGATTTATTTCTGCCTAAAACCAATTATTTAAAGAAATTATCCTATATTACATACACGGAGCTTCGAAAGGACAAAACCTTGGCTAAGGATCACTCTCTCCTTCAGAAAGGAACAGCCCCTACTGCTCAAAACTTCAGTCAATTTGCCTTGAAAGAGAAATATGTAGAGTTTTATTTCCCAGCTTCTCAAGTAGCCGCAGAGGATCTTGGTCCGCAAACGCTCGCGATCAAAAAGACTTTGCTGAAAGATATCTTGAAGCCAGAATATATAAATAAGACCAAAAATCAGAATGAAATCAAAGAACCGAACCCTAAAAGAAAAGCCGTTAAGCTGCCGCAAAAATCAAAGCTTGATCCGAACAAAAAAGCCATCGCACTCACATTTGATGATGGTCCGAATCCAGCGACAACGACAAAAATCTTAGATGCGCTGAAGGAAAATAAAGGACACGCCACCTTTTTCGTATTAGGCAGCAGGGTCCAGTACTATCCTGGAATGCTTGCTAACATTTTAAAAGGCGGGAATGAGATTGGAAACCATTCTTACAACCATCCTTTATTAACAAGACTGCCTCTCAAGCAAGCGGTGAAACAGGTAAAGGACACGCAGCAGCTGATTGAGAAAGCTAGCGGTTATACACCTACACACTTTAGACCGCCATATGGAGGAACAAATCAAGACATCAATCAAGCGGTTGATATGAAAGTTTCTTTGTGGGATGTTGATCCTGAGGATTGGAAAATTCGTAACAGCCAGCAGATCACAAGCCACGTTCTCTCACATGCAGCAGATGGCAGAACGGTATTAATGCACGATATCTATGAAAGCTCAGCTCGAGCAGCAGTGAAGATCATACATGAGCTCACCAAACAAGGCTACCAGCTTGTCACAGTCAGTGAACTAGAACAATTAAAAAAGGAACGAAATGAACAGGCCCCTGTGCAGTAA
- a CDS encoding ABC transporter ATP-binding protein — MPFIDVKNLSVHDPVKQKNLVANITFSLQQQRCLAVIGESGSGKSTVAKALIGLIPPSLEVGGAIMFDGEKLTSQAVEQWRGKRIGFISQDAMNAFNPIETIGHQMMETFQRHLGLRGKEGKAQAITGLELVHLRNPHQLMKKYPHELSGGMLQRVMIAITMMLSPDVIIADEPTASLDAYNRREVIMQLQRLKEETGAALIIISHDLGVVQAIADELMVMHQGVMLEHRAAEKIFTSPEHPQTKHLLETRLRLSAPLEALRQQKRVRAFPC; from the coding sequence TTGCCTTTCATCGACGTAAAAAATCTGTCCGTACATGATCCAGTAAAGCAAAAGAATTTGGTGGCGAATATCACGTTTTCATTACAACAACAACGCTGTTTAGCCGTTATTGGAGAAAGTGGAAGCGGAAAATCAACCGTCGCAAAAGCGTTAATTGGCTTGATCCCTCCTTCGCTGGAAGTGGGAGGAGCGATCATGTTTGACGGTGAGAAATTGACAAGTCAGGCGGTAGAGCAGTGGCGAGGAAAACGAATTGGCTTCATCTCACAGGATGCCATGAATGCGTTCAATCCCATCGAAACCATTGGTCATCAAATGATGGAAACGTTTCAGCGGCATTTGGGCTTACGCGGGAAAGAAGGAAAAGCCCAAGCCATCACTGGACTGGAGCTTGTCCATTTAAGAAATCCACATCAATTGATGAAAAAATATCCTCATGAGCTGTCTGGCGGCATGCTGCAGCGTGTCATGATTGCGATCACGATGATGCTTTCTCCTGACGTGATCATTGCGGATGAGCCAACTGCGTCGCTTGATGCATACAATCGGCGTGAGGTCATCATGCAATTACAGAGGCTGAAAGAAGAAACAGGTGCTGCCTTGATCATCATTTCGCATGATTTAGGCGTCGTTCAGGCGATCGCTGACGAGTTGATGGTGATGCATCAAGGAGTGATGCTTGAGCATCGCGCAGCTGAGAAGATATTCACATCACCCGAGCATCCCCAAACAAAGCATTTACTAGAGACGAGACTTCGCTTATCTGCCCCCCTTGAAGCACTTAGACAGCAGAAGAGAGTGAGGGCGTTCCCATGTTGA
- the opp1C gene encoding nickel/cobalt ABC transporter permease — MIGWNQLRKDRMAILSIWLLALVALAGLFAPVLAPHDPTDTNILQKYAGVSLTYPLGTDQLGRCVLSRLLYGIRTTMLAAMLTMCITMLIGSILGLMAGFFRGKVDGVLMRLCDVMLSFPAEVMILAIVGILGPGLFNIILANVLAKWAWYTRMIRSSVLQYANEPSVQFAKVSGGSPFYILRRHLFPRISGEIAVFATLDAGWVILNISALSFLGLGVSAPTPEWGMMLNEAKNVMVTHPAHMLAPGLAILFVVMALNFLGDSLQQATNPAMHHINKKGGKPFAFHRRKKSVRT; from the coding sequence ATGATAGGGTGGAATCAATTAAGAAAAGACCGTATGGCCATTCTTTCTATCTGGCTATTAGCACTTGTCGCATTAGCTGGACTGTTTGCACCAGTGTTAGCACCACATGACCCGACAGATACGAACATTCTTCAAAAATATGCCGGCGTCAGTCTTACTTATCCGCTCGGAACGGATCAGCTGGGGAGATGTGTATTGTCGCGGCTTTTATATGGCATTCGCACAACGATGCTTGCGGCCATGCTGACGATGTGTATCACGATGCTCATTGGCAGCATACTGGGACTCATGGCCGGCTTTTTTCGAGGAAAGGTTGATGGAGTTTTGATGAGGCTGTGTGATGTCATGCTGTCCTTTCCAGCAGAGGTGATGATCCTTGCCATTGTGGGAATATTGGGACCTGGACTTTTCAATATTATTCTGGCCAATGTCCTTGCGAAATGGGCCTGGTATACAAGAATGATTCGTTCGTCTGTCCTGCAATATGCGAATGAGCCATCTGTTCAGTTTGCAAAAGTGTCTGGTGGTTCCCCCTTTTACATACTGAGGAGACATCTATTCCCTCGCATCTCAGGAGAAATCGCTGTCTTTGCTACACTTGATGCGGGGTGGGTGATTTTAAATATATCCGCTCTGTCTTTTCTTGGGTTAGGTGTGAGTGCACCTACACCGGAATGGGGCATGATGCTAAACGAGGCGAAGAATGTCATGGTGACACACCCAGCTCATATGCTCGCGCCTGGACTTGCCATCTTATTCGTGGTCATGGCGCTGAACTTTTTAGGAGATAGTCTGCAGCAGGCCACGAACCCTGCTATGCATCATATCAACAAAAAAGGGGGGAAACCATTTGCCTTTCATCGACGTAAAAAATCTGTCCGTACATGA
- a CDS encoding iron-hydroxamate ABC transporter substrate-binding protein codes for MMKKLLVFGLTICFLLLAACGQQETKNTTNQNDHGTPKIASLSIHLTNDLLALGIKPAGSVVGGDLKDFLPHAKKQLSHTKKLGIAADPDMESLLALKPDVIYVDEELAGQDLSKYKKIAKTEVFNLNDGTWRDHLKKIGKLVNKEKEADQYIKDYNQEAKEVKSLIHHKIGNGKVMAIRVTAKELRVFSMKRPMGPILYEDLGLTPVDGVKKLDSKRPFEVISQEVLPDYDADAIFVVVNRDDKAQQAFKQLEQTPIWKGLKAVKKNQVYPIADQPWLDYSALGNKMALDEAKEMFSK; via the coding sequence ATCATGAAAAAATTACTTGTGTTTGGTTTAACGATCTGTTTCTTGCTTCTTGCCGCTTGCGGTCAACAGGAAACAAAAAATACGACAAATCAAAATGATCATGGAACACCTAAGATTGCTTCTTTGTCTATTCATTTAACAAATGACTTACTAGCACTCGGTATCAAGCCCGCCGGCTCTGTCGTAGGAGGAGACTTAAAAGATTTCCTTCCACATGCGAAAAAGCAGCTGAGCCATACGAAGAAGCTCGGCATTGCAGCAGATCCAGACATGGAGTCACTGCTTGCTTTAAAACCAGATGTCATTTATGTCGATGAAGAACTAGCTGGACAAGACTTATCGAAATACAAAAAAATTGCCAAGACCGAAGTGTTTAATTTAAATGATGGCACGTGGCGGGATCATTTGAAAAAAATCGGCAAGCTCGTCAATAAAGAAAAAGAAGCCGATCAATATATCAAGGATTACAATCAAGAAGCTAAAGAAGTGAAATCACTCATCCACCATAAGATTGGAAACGGAAAAGTAATGGCGATCCGTGTGACAGCAAAGGAGCTTCGAGTATTTAGCATGAAGCGTCCAATGGGTCCTATTTTATACGAAGATTTAGGTCTCACGCCTGTCGATGGTGTGAAAAAGCTGGACAGCAAAAGACCATTCGAAGTGATTTCTCAAGAGGTTCTTCCTGACTATGATGCAGATGCTATTTTTGTCGTCGTCAACCGTGACGATAAAGCGCAGCAGGCATTCAAACAGTTAGAACAGACACCGATCTGGAAAGGCCTAAAAGCCGTGAAGAAAAACCAAGTCTATCCGATCGCTGATCAGCCATGGCTTGATTACTCAGCACTAGGCAATAAAATGGCATTGGATGAAGCAAAAGAGATGTTTTCTAAATAA
- a CDS encoding ABC transporter ATP-binding protein, whose amino-acid sequence MLITANQLRKHGEAKGFFSHQKESKARISNVSFQIEKGQCIGLVGESGSGKSTLARILLGLEKLDGGEVLIDGRPAHIWRKKNRGKMSVVFQDYLSSVHPSFTVKEIIAEPMRLLKHEKNMDQKVLSLLEQVRLPSSLLNHYAHQLSGGQLQRVCIARAISTNPAILILDEVLSSLDVSVQVQILELLETLKQELDMTILMITHDVEAAVYLCDRLLFLHEGLLVEECTNDQLFEATHPFTLKLLDSLMPFQLDKK is encoded by the coding sequence ATGTTGATCACAGCCAATCAATTACGCAAACATGGAGAGGCGAAAGGTTTTTTCTCTCATCAAAAGGAATCAAAAGCACGAATATCAAACGTATCGTTTCAAATCGAAAAAGGACAATGTATCGGGTTAGTCGGTGAGAGCGGAAGTGGCAAAAGTACATTAGCACGTATCCTGCTCGGTTTAGAAAAGTTAGATGGTGGAGAGGTATTGATTGATGGGAGGCCAGCTCACATATGGAGGAAGAAGAATCGGGGGAAAATGAGCGTTGTCTTTCAGGATTATCTATCTTCTGTCCATCCATCCTTTACGGTGAAAGAAATCATTGCTGAACCCATGCGATTGTTAAAGCATGAAAAGAATATGGATCAGAAAGTATTGTCATTGCTTGAGCAAGTCAGGCTTCCCTCGTCTTTGCTGAATCATTATGCCCATCAGCTAAGCGGGGGGCAGCTCCAGCGGGTTTGCATAGCAAGAGCCATATCCACGAATCCAGCAATTCTCATATTAGATGAAGTCCTTAGCTCACTTGATGTCTCTGTTCAGGTACAAATATTGGAGCTGCTTGAGACACTAAAACAAGAATTAGACATGACCATCCTGATGATTACGCATGATGTAGAGGCAGCGGTGTATCTATGTGACAGGCTCCTTTTTTTACATGAAGGGTTACTTGTGGAAGAATGTACAAATGACCAGCTGTTTGAAGCGACCCATCCATTTACGCTCAAGCTGCTGGACTCACTCATGCCTTTTCAGCTTGACAAAAAATAA
- the opp1B gene encoding nickel/cobalt ABC transporter permease — protein sequence MTHYILKRILLLFPLIVFITFFAFVLLTMRASDPAEVALRVNQVTPTEEMIESMRQELGLDQPFFIRYATWLKDGLTGDFGNSYVTQEPVFDLIMEALPATLKLAGAALFFIIVLSLLFGMVCAYAAHTWVDRILRAFVFITASMPSFWLGILFIWLFSVKFNWVNTSGMEGFKSILLPAITLSLGYLSTYVRLIRNQILKFQHEPFVFYARARGLKERTIQLKVMRHALQLAVTALGMSIPKLIAGTVIIENLFAWPGVGRLCVTAIFHADFPIIQAYLFVMGFLFVVCNLIADVMQMIMNPQLRKEG from the coding sequence ATGACACACTATATCTTAAAACGAATATTGCTGCTTTTCCCACTCATTGTCTTCATCACCTTCTTTGCGTTTGTGTTACTTACGATGCGGGCAAGTGATCCAGCTGAGGTCGCTTTGCGTGTGAATCAAGTGACCCCAACAGAAGAAATGATTGAATCGATGCGACAAGAGCTAGGCTTAGATCAACCATTTTTCATACGCTATGCCACATGGCTTAAAGATGGATTAACAGGTGATTTTGGCAACAGCTATGTCACACAGGAGCCGGTTTTTGATCTCATTATGGAGGCGCTGCCTGCCACATTGAAGCTTGCAGGAGCAGCGCTCTTCTTCATCATTGTGTTGAGTTTATTATTCGGAATGGTATGTGCGTATGCGGCTCATACCTGGGTGGACCGAATACTGAGAGCCTTTGTGTTTATCACAGCTTCAATGCCTAGTTTTTGGTTGGGAATTTTGTTTATTTGGCTTTTTTCTGTCAAATTCAACTGGGTCAATACGAGTGGAATGGAAGGTTTCAAATCTATTCTTCTACCAGCTATCACACTATCACTTGGCTACTTATCGACCTATGTGAGACTGATTCGAAATCAAATCCTAAAGTTTCAGCACGAGCCATTTGTTTTTTATGCAAGAGCCCGTGGTTTAAAGGAACGTACTATTCAATTGAAAGTCATGAGACATGCGCTTCAACTAGCGGTGACAGCACTTGGCATGTCTATTCCAAAGCTCATTGCTGGAACCGTCATTATTGAAAATCTTTTTGCTTGGCCAGGGGTTGGACGGTTGTGTGTGACGGCTATTTTCCACGCCGATTTCCCGATTATTCAAGCCTATTTGTTTGTGATGGGGTTCCTGTTTGTTGTGTGCAACCTCATCGCTGATGTTATGCAAATGATCATGAACCCGCAGTTAAGAAAGGAGGGCTGA
- the abc-f gene encoding ribosomal protection-like ABC-F family protein: MLLRANQLKVFRKDRLLFDIEELAIHQGDRIGLVGANGSGKTTLLHVLAGQEKPDSGTFAATTTCTLLPQLKTADGRQSGGEMTQTYIERALSRPSALLLADEPTTHLDTEHIEWLEEKLRDDQGALIVVSHDRAFLDALCTEIWELDDGVLKQYKGSYTHFAQQKELAHRQQMEAYEAYTQKKKQLEHALQKKMKKADKATKPSQKLKSSGPKIAKPYYANKQKKLQKTAKSIETRMEKLEKVEKVKDVQPIQMTQHTMKEVASRTILRVKNIDGKAGDKVLWKQANVEVRGGDKVAIIGKNGSGKTTFLRMLVSGHPGVSHSESIKLGYFSQDLSGLKVDESILQNVLREAVQDETVVRTVLARLGFRGDDVYKLASVLSGGERVKTMLASLLVSDANVLMLDEPTNFLDLAAVEALEGLLKDYPGTVVFVSHDRRLIEEVATRILHVHEERIEGFDGTYEEYRQKEEKPPVTKREEELLLIDMQLSEVLSRLSIEPSQELEETFQALLKRKKSLES, from the coding sequence ATGTTACTCAGAGCCAATCAGTTAAAGGTATTTCGAAAGGATCGGTTGTTATTTGATATTGAGGAGCTTGCCATCCATCAAGGCGATCGCATTGGTCTAGTGGGGGCAAATGGCAGTGGGAAAACGACTTTATTGCATGTGCTGGCAGGTCAAGAAAAACCAGACAGTGGAACGTTTGCTGCCACAACGACCTGTACTTTGCTTCCACAGCTGAAAACAGCTGATGGCAGACAGAGTGGTGGAGAGATGACCCAGACTTATATTGAAAGAGCCTTAAGCCGTCCGTCTGCCCTTTTATTAGCAGATGAACCGACGACTCATTTAGATACAGAGCACATTGAGTGGCTGGAAGAGAAGCTGCGTGATGATCAAGGTGCCCTCATTGTCGTTTCACATGATCGTGCTTTTTTAGATGCGCTATGTACAGAGATTTGGGAGCTGGATGATGGGGTGCTCAAGCAATACAAGGGCAGCTACACGCATTTTGCACAGCAAAAAGAGCTGGCGCATCGTCAGCAGATGGAAGCCTATGAAGCTTATACACAAAAGAAAAAGCAGTTAGAGCATGCGCTGCAAAAGAAAATGAAAAAAGCGGACAAAGCCACAAAGCCATCACAGAAGCTGAAATCCTCAGGGCCCAAAATTGCAAAGCCCTACTATGCAAATAAGCAAAAAAAGCTTCAAAAAACAGCCAAATCCATTGAAACAAGAATGGAGAAATTAGAAAAGGTTGAGAAAGTAAAAGACGTCCAGCCCATTCAAATGACTCAGCATACGATGAAAGAAGTAGCAAGCCGAACCATCCTGCGTGTGAAAAATATAGATGGCAAGGCGGGTGATAAAGTTCTTTGGAAGCAGGCGAATGTGGAAGTGAGAGGCGGAGACAAAGTCGCCATCATCGGAAAGAACGGGAGCGGCAAAACGACATTTCTTCGAATGCTAGTGAGTGGACATCCCGGTGTTTCTCATTCAGAATCTATCAAATTAGGCTATTTTAGTCAGGATCTTTCAGGACTGAAGGTAGATGAATCGATTTTACAAAATGTGCTTAGAGAGGCCGTTCAAGATGAGACAGTGGTTCGAACGGTTTTAGCGAGACTAGGGTTTCGGGGAGATGATGTGTATAAGCTTGCTAGTGTGTTAAGCGGAGGAGAACGGGTGAAGACCATGCTTGCGTCATTGCTCGTCAGTGATGCCAATGTCCTCATGCTGGATGAACCGACGAACTTTTTAGATCTTGCGGCAGTAGAAGCGCTTGAAGGTCTATTGAAGGATTACCCAGGTACAGTTGTGTTTGTCTCCCACGACCGCAGACTCATTGAGGAGGTTGCCACTCGTATTCTGCATGTTCACGAAGAACGCATTGAAGGGTTTGATGGCACATATGAAGAGTATAGACAAAAGGAAGAAAAACCACCTGTTACAAAGAGAGAAGAGGAGCTTCTGTTGATTGATATGCAGCTGTCTGAAGTGCTCAGTCGCTTAAGTATAGAGCCTTCTCAGGAGCTTGAAGAGACATTTCAAGCATTATTGAAAAGAAAGAAGTCTTTGGAGTCATAA